The genomic stretch CAAATAATTGGCTTGGGTGATAAAGACAGTCACGAAAGATATGACAGTTGTATAGAATCCATTATTAGGGTAACTTTTCCCTTTACTGCGACTTGCAAAGTTAATAACAAGAGAGCCAACACATTTATTagttaactagctgcgccccgcggtttcacccgcgtaagtccgtatcccgttggaatatcgcgataaaaagttgcctatatgttattctagttgtccagcggtctacataccaaatttcattgtaatcggtatTCGGCATCGGCAAAAAAATACtatcggtagtttttgcgtgaaagagcaacaaacacacacacatccctacaaactttcgcatttataatattagtaggattatcaaTATCAGgatgtatataaaatgcaaataaatgtcTTAATATTCTCATTTATCATTGACCATGACCTTTTGGAACATTCAAACGAAGTTAGTCTCGGGTTTTATGTCTTATCAAGTCTAGAAAggaagttttttaataaacgcaATGCGATTCTAAAGCGTTGGatgcaataatatatcaatcatTCATCTACGCTTCCTTAAGCGCGTGATAAATTAGACTTATTGGAAGATTCAGTGAAGGATTGACATTCATATTTAGATTagacgttttattttattaccattgAATGTCAGAACTCAGAATATTTCGAAAGCGCTCGTTCTAGCAGGCACTATTTTAGTCATTTCCTCCCGCAGctgaatttaaatagaacataGATAAAACACACTGTTTACGTGAGTTGGTGATATGTAGGTCTCGTAGACTCGGCTTGGCTTGGATCAACATTTTTGATGAATACGACGTAATTAGAAAGATATTTTAACTAAGGCCTTATTACAGTCGCGGAGGATGAAGcgttaaaagtatattttggCCTTAAACTTTCTGAATTTATAGAATTCATAGTTATTTTTGTAGATAAAtagctgtaaataaataatttcgttataactaaagttaataatacagaataaatttcataaattttattctatatacaCATACTTTCATAATTGATACTGCAGAAGttatccctactaatccctactaatattataaatgcgaaagtaactctctctgtctgtctgtctgttacgctttcacgcctaaaccactgattcgattttgataaaatttggtatgaagatagaactgaacttgggaaaggacataggatactttttatcgcgaaaaaagggtagaaagggttgaaagaggggatgaaagtttgtatgaaagttcgttattgtcaaaccgattttgaagaaacttggtatgaaaatggagctaaacgtgggaaagaacaaaccatactttttaatgcgaaaaaaatactccttaccatgtcgcgcgatataagcgaattctacgcgggcgaagccgcgggcgaaaagctagttaacaATAAATGAGAGTTAACATAGACTGGCCGTGTTAAGGCGAGGTGAGTTCAGCGATTAGCCTCTATTGAGGGGGTGAGGTGCGGGGTCTGAGGGAGGCACGCCCGCGCTCGCCCCGCGCGCGATCATTTGCGCgcgaaatttgaaaatgtcgCTAAAGGAGACGCCACAGTATAATGAATTCAGTAAAAAAGTACTACATTATTCGAAAAGTGACtggaatacattttaattacaaattatctgtatttatcATATTGTTCTTTCATAGAGTTGCTTTATGTATAAcagtaacaataattttattagataattcTCGATTTTGAACAAGTCTTGATTAAACAAAGACAAATATGCCTTCTAAAGCGGTCGCTTGTTACAAAATTTGTACTTGTCTCCATCCAGAACAggataatattgataaaaaaaaaacattctcaGTAGGGTAGTGGTAGGGTAGTTAGTGGTAGGGTTTAGTGGTATGGTAGGGTAGGTAGTGGTAGCGTTGTGGTAGGGTAGTGGTAGCGTGTTGGTAGCGTAGTGGTAGCGTGGTGGTAGCGTGGGGGTAGCGTGGTGGTAGCATGGTGGTCGCGTGGTGGTCGCGTGTTGGTAGCGTGGTGGTAGGTTGGTGGTAGGGTGATGGTGGTGTGGTGGTTGGGTGGTGGTAGGTGGTTGTAGGGTGGTGGTTGGGTGGTGGTAGGTAGGTGGTTGTAGCGTGGTGGTAGCGTGGGGGTAGCGTGGTGGTAGCGTGGTGGTAGGTGGTTGTAGGGTGGTTGTAGGGTGGTGGCTGGGTGGTGGCAGGGTGGTAGTAGGTGGTTGTAGGGTGGTGGTAGGTGGTTGTAGGGTGGTGGCTGGGTGGTGGTAGGGTGGTAGTAGGTGGTTGTAGGGTGGTGGTAGGGTGGTGGTAGGTGGTTGTAGGGTGGTGGTAGGTTGGTGGTAGGGTAGTGGTAGGGTAGAGTTAGGNNNNNNNNNNNNNNNNNNNNNNNNNNNNNNNNNNNNNNNNNNNNNNNNNNNNNNNNNNNNNNNNNNNNNNNNNNNNNNNNNNNNNNNNNNNNNNNNNNNNNNNNNNNNNNNNNNNNNNNNNNNNNNNNNNNNNNNNNNNNNNNNNNNNNNNNNNNNNNNNNNNNNNNNNNNNNNNNNNNNNNNNNNNNNNNNNNNNNNNNNNNNNNNNNNNNNNNNNNNNNNNNNNNNNNNNNNNNNNNNNNNNNNNNNNNNNNNNNNNNNNNNNNNNNNNNNNNNNNNNNNNNNNNNNNNNNNNNNNNNNNNNNNNNNNNNNNNNNNNNNNNNNNNNNNNNNNNNNNNNNNNNNNNNNNNNNNNNNNNNNNNNNNNNNNNNNNNNNNNNNNNNNNNNNNNNNNNNNNNNNNNNNNNNNNNNNNNNNNNNNNNNNNNNNNNNNNNNNNNNNNNNNNNNNNNNNNNNNNNNNNNNNNNNNNNNNNNNNNNNNNNNNNNNNNNNNNNNNNNNNNNNNNNNNNNNNNNNNNNNNNNNNNNNNNNNNNNNNNNNNNNNNNNNNNNNNNNNNNNNNNNNNNNNNNNNNNNNNNNNNNNNNNNNNNNNNNNNNNNNNNNNNNNNNNNNNNNNNNNNNNNNNNNNNNNNNNNNNNNNNNNNNNNNNNNNNNNNNNNNNNNNNNNNNNNNNNNNNNNNNNNNNNNNNNNNNNNNNNNNNNNNNNNNNNNNNNNNNNNNNNNNNNNNNNNNNNNNNNNNNNNNNNNNNNNNNNNNNNNNNNNNNNNNNNNNNNNNNNNNNNNNNNNNNNNNNNNNNNNNNNNNNNNNNNNNNNNNNNNNNNNNNNNNNNNNNNNNNNNNNNNNNNNNNNNNNNNNNNNNNNNNNNNNNNNNNNNNNNNNNNNNNNNNNNNNNNNNNNNNNNNNNNNNNNNNNNNNNNNNNNNNNNNNNNNNNNNNNNNNNNNNNNNNNNNNNNNNNNNNNNNNNNNNNNNNNNNNNNNNNNNNNNNNNNNNNNNNNNNNAATTAGGAATTCCTAGCTATAGTAGGTTAGCTagcaatatgttttttatgaaataacttccatttatgtaatattttattaagaacattattgataatttttattttcagtcaAGGAAATTCTACTACAAAAcagaataaagataaaaacagTAGTATGTCCACGACGGAGTTGCCTGACAGTGACGTGTCACTATTGCTgtaagttataaaatgtatataaaaactgaTTAATACTTTAGATTtagttttttcatttattattgtcataatgatttaatttgtttttagcGGTGAAAGTTGCCCTGCAATAGAAAACATTGAAACGAATCAGGCGCCATTAATGGAATTGCATACAATTTCGCCTTCACTGTAAGTAGAGATCCATTGCAATCTTAacactgttttattattaaaccttGTGAGAAcccaaatatataaaatatttatcatttattccAGACGAGAAGgcactgtaaataatataNNNNNNNNNNNNNNNNNNNNNNNNNNNNNNNNNNNNNNNNNNNNNNNNNNNNNNNNNNNNNNNNNNNNNNNNNNNNNNNNNNNNNNNNNNNNNNNNNNNNNNNNNNNNNNNNNNNNNNNNNNNNNNNNNNNNNNNNNNNNNNNNNNNNNNNNNNNNNNNNNNNNNNNNNNNNNNNNTTTTAGATGTGAAAATTCACCTGCAGAGAAAAACGTAGATGGAAACAGAACACCGTTGATGGACATGCGTGCAGAGACGACAGAGACACTGTAagctactaaataaataactatacacATACTGAAACTTTTTCACCACAAGCAAACTTATtctgaattaaaatgttttgtttcagGATAGAACAAGGTGACATATTATTGACGGAGAAAGAGTTTGAAGATTTTGGAAGTCTTACTCATATTGGACGAAGAATAGTTGAAGTGAAATACTTTTTTGAGCAATTGCAGGAAATATCATCTCACCCTTCGTTATTCCAGTGCAATCTCAGCCATATAAGTATAGTTGGCGAAAAACGCATTGGTCTGATATCGCATTTTAGATTGAAATGTGAATTATGCGGCCAGCATTTTAAAGTCACatctgattataataaaaaacaaacaaaccaaattgatataaatactgCTGCATGCTCGGGTATAGTTGCTACTGGTGTAGGATATTCCCAATTTGAAGAAATGTGTAGCGCTATGGATGTGCCTAtatttacagaaaaatatttcgCCAAGATCCAAGATCAAGTTTTTGAAGAATGGGAAGCCACCGCCGTAGAAGCTATGGAAGTAGCAGCTAAACGGGAAAGAGATGCCGCTTTTGCTGAAGGACGAGTAAAAGATGGTTTACCAGTCATTGACGTTTATATTGACGGTGCTTGGTCCGCACGATCCTACGGAACAAATTACAAGGCCCTTTCAGGAGTCGCTGCAATAGTTGGGCGAAAATTCGGTGAAGTACTCTTTATAGgggtaaaaaataagtattgcCTTATTTGTGCTCGAgctgaaaagaaaaaagaaactgCAAAGGAACATGTTTGCCACAAAAAAGGTTCATCCACTGGTATGGAGGCTGCCATTATTGTTGAgggttttaaaaaatcattggAGATGTACGGATTAATCTATGGAAATGTAATCGGAGACGGAGATTCCTCCACGTACGCAAAAATCGTGGCTGCAAACCCATATCCCAATCACATTGTAAGCAAAATAGAATGTCGAAACCACCTTTTGAGAAACATGTGCAAGAAGCTTCGAACAATCACAAAGAACACCAGGTACCCCATTGGACACAGAAAACTAGTAACAGAAGAAAGAATTATGACCATAAGAAAAGTTATAACTTCATCAATCAAAGAAAATAAGCAACAAATTCACAATCGAGACGAATCTATAAAGAATATTCATGCGGACATCTGCAATCCAATCAACCACGGTTTTGGCGACCACAGATCTTGTAAGGATTACTACTGTAATAAAGACAAATCTTTTGAAGACAGTGTTATTCCGCAAATTGAAAATTCAGTTTTTTGGTTCAGAGTCAGAGTAATTATAAACTCAGTTGCTTCAAACTCGCGTAGCCTTTATGAAGACGTAGACACAAATACCGTGGAGCGGCTGAACAGCGTTATAGCCAAATTTGTCGGAGGGAAAAGAATAAACTTTTCATTTCGAAGGTCTTAACCAATCCAATCAAGATGCTCCGCGGCAGTTGTGGCATTCAATTCAAAAAGACCGGTGTATACGcttcacaaaaaaatgttaggGAAAAGTCCGAGGGGAAgtcttaaaaaaatgcaagACAAAAGAGATAAAAAAAGATGTTTGACGAACCTTGCCACGCGAAAGAAAAAtaggaaaagaaaaatatttgagaaGCAGCATGATTACGGTGAATCTGCAGCCGCCCCTGACATGAATGAAGAAGAATTCAAAGACGCAGAAACGCAATTTTTTGAGCGTTTGAAAGATTTGGTAAAAGATCGAGATGCCATTGAAAGAAAGACAGTGCTACAACGAGATTCTAGCGAGTGGCTTGAGTTAAGAAAGCTGATTTTGACTGCATCCAATTTtggaaaagttaaaaaaaggaaaaaaaattacgggaATTGCGTCAAACAAATTTTGTaccgaaaaaatatttcttttgtacGCTCGATTGCCCATGGGGTAGAAAATGAGCAGATTGCCCTTCAACAGTTGgcaaaacaagaaaatataaccATAAGGCCTTGTGGTCTTTATATTGATCCTGATTATGATTTTCTNNNNNNNNNNNNNNNNNNNNNNNNNNNNNNNNNNNNNNNNNNNNNNNNNNNNNNNNNNNNNNNNNNNNNNNNNNNNNNNNNNNNNNNNNNNNNNNNNNNNNNNNNNNNNNNNNNNNNNNNNNNNNNNNNNNNNNNNNNNNNNNNNNNNNNNNNNNNNNNNNNNNNNNNNNNNNNNNNNNNNNNNNNNNNNNNNNNNNNNNNNNNNNNNNNNNNNNNNNNNNNNNNNNNNNNNNNNNNNNNNNNNNNNNNNNNNNNNNNNNNNNNNNNNNNNNNNNNNNNNNNNNNNNNNNNNNNNNNNNNNNNNNNNNNNNNNNNNNNNNNNNNNNNNNNNNNNNNNNNNNNNNNNNNNNNNNNNNNNNNNNNNNNNNNNNNNNNNNNNNNNNNNNNNNNNNNNNNNNNNNNNNNNNNNNNNNNNNNNNNNNNNNNNNNNNNNNNNNNNNNNNNNNNNNNNNNNNNNNNNNNNNNNNNNNNNNNNNNNNNNNNNNNNNNNNNNNNNNNNNNNNNNNNNNNNNNNNNNNNNNNNNNNNNNNNNNNNNNNNNNNNNNNNNNNNNNNNNNNNNNNNNNNNNNNNNNNNNNNNNNNNNNNNNNNNNNNNNNNNNNNNNNNNNNNNNNNNNNNNNNNNNNNNNNNNNNNNNNNNNNNNNNNNNNNNNNNNNNNNNNNNNNNNNNNNNNNNNNNNNNNNNNNNNNNNNNNNNNNNNNNNNNNNNNNNNNNNNNNNNNNNNNNNNNNNNNNNNNNNNNNNNNNNNNNNNNNNNNNNNNNNNNNNNNNNNNNNNNNNNNNNNNNNNNNNNNNNNNNNNNNNNNNNNNNNNNNNNNNNNNNNNNNNNNNNNNNNNNNNNNNNNNNNNNNNNNNNNNNNNNNNNNNNNNNNNNNNNNNNNNNNNNNNNNNNNNNNNNNNNNNNNNNNNNNNNNNNNNNNNNNNNNNNNNNNNNNNNNNNNNNNNNNNNNNNNNNNNNNNNNNNNNNNNNNNNNNNNNNNNNNNNNNNNNNNNNNNNNNNNGCGTGCCTCCCTCAGACCCCGCACCTCACCCCCTCAATAGAGGCTAATCGCTGAACTCACCTCGCCTTAATATATACTAGGTATATCTATGTCTATACTTTCAAGTATTAAGAGGGttcgttaaattttttaccGACATTGTCAAacatggtttttttttaaattgtaagtacataaaattatatttttctggtTGATATCACAtctatacttaaataaatatcatcataCGACTATTTGTGAATGCCGATAGcagtaaaataagttttagtttattactattttcatttcaattacaataaattgttgtataaacaacattttataacagCCGCGTAAcgcataaattattacaaggGTACTCTGTTGTCAATATTTTTGTCTACAAATTTGGCAAAACGCCACGTATGCATAATacacagataaattatttcaaaaatccgGGGGAGTCATGCATTATGCCTAATGGCCATTACCAGGCCAAGATATTATACGAATACGAAATATATCTTCAGAATTAAAGATATTCCATAACTCGCTGTTTCgtgttgaaatataataattagactATCAAGCGTATTCATTTCTAATCCACGATTAACTTTATCATCAATCTCGATTtatcaattacaatataacGTAACGAAGAAtgacataacattaaatagaTTTCAAGAAACTATATTTTCAGCAGGACATAATATGGCGAGCAAAGACGTTTTATGAAGAACAACACACACGCATTCCGTGATTTACTTACGCTTTAATATTGgagatatattaatattcgaCCTTTTAAGACCTCGTGTTAACCATATAGTAATACTTTATCAAGCATACCATATAGTAATACTTTATCAAGTAATACTTTATAAGCAACtcacatcctatcctactaatacatattatagatgcgaatgaaatattataacatggCTGCGCTTGTTTTGAAGCGAAATTGATAAACACAATTTCCTATTCCACATAGACGAGACACTTCAAGGGCAATTATATAACGTTACGTCAGATGGtatttaatgcaattattCTGCTAACGACatgaaaatatacttattttgatGTAAACGTTGTATAAGAACTGAGTAGCTGgttaacatacaaacaaatagacATCGAAACAAGTGGAgcaatttacttaaatattatctacaaaaaGGTCACCGATGTTCCGGAGGGGGTggtatttatactaatattataaagctgaagagtttgtttgtttgtttgtttaaacgcgctaAGCTCAGGAacactggtccgttttgaaaaattctttcaattttagatagcccatttattgaggaaggctttagtctatataagtaccacgagcgaagccggggtggaccgctagtcaCTCgataaaatgggaccaaatgccAACAATTTCATAACAAACGTAATATGATTTCAAGACATTCAAAACCTACGGAGTTAACAATACCAAACAAAACACTAgaatttttgaagtttttaagAACGTCGGTTAAAGATTAAGTCGCGAATTTGAAAGCTCGTGAAATAGGCTTGGAAGGCGTTGCAACGCTGTTTTTCTTATGAAAGCTAAATACCTAACTTACCTAaatactaaaccgattttgatgaatgttGCACTGATCTAAAAAGTAATTGCATTAATCCtgcttgtatgtttgtcccCGTACGTTTTTGAGTAACGAACGAGGGCAAACATACATGCAAACAAAGAAAGAAACGAACATTTAGAAGCTCTTGTAGACTTACAACATATCCAAAACCATAAATATTAaccataaatattacatagataTAAGTTAAAAACTGTACCTACTACAATTAATAGGCAAATATATAACAGTTCTCCTAACCGAAAATGTAGTGTTCACTACCAATTGAGTGTCACCTGCTGCGCAGGAGATATAACAAGTATTATCGCAGAtagcataatactatactgtaTTATATAGCACGCACAAGTTTGCGCGCAAGCCGCAAACACAAGTGCACTCCCAATTTCATCACTTTCCTAGTCAGAGAAGATGGAACTATACTACTATATAACTACTACATAACTATACGTGAACGATGGCCTGAATCTCGTCTACATTCTACAACataggataaaaaaaaagtctaagTTACTTCACCGCATTTATATCCTACATCCTattactaatcctactatcctactattataaatgtgaaagtttgtaaggatgtgtgtgtgtttcgaTCTTTCaagcaaatactactgaaccgactgcaatgaaatttggtacgtagatagctggacaactcgaataacatttaggcaactttttatttcgatatttaaaagatagtgaaaccgcggggcgcagctagtctgttgatcatcatcatcatcatcagcccatatatgttcccactgctgggacacaggcctcctatgagggttcaggccataattcacTTTGTCTTTGAGACTTTGTCTAGTCTGTTGATAATTCAATGgtgaataaatcataaaagcAGAGCTGACTCTGTCCCACAGATATTTCGAATATATCAATATCGGAACACTGTCAATATTACGATATATCATGATTCACGGCATACCGTGTACATATCTTACTCAATTTTGTTATCTTTTGTTCGCTTATCATTTTGAGTTACTGACACATTTCTaaacaaaatactattatgttaaagctttgattaaattacatacattctgggaatatttatatgaaaacgcATAAGTTACGTACAAAGACTTGATGTGCGAGaaaaatttagaattaatatCAAACCAGTATCAATAAAACGcattattctatttacattTGATTTGTGTGCGCATTGTCTGTACAGTTATGTACAAACctacagtttgtttgtttgaacgcttaTCTATGGAACATATGGACCAATATCAAGAATTCTTACACCGTCGAATATTTGAGATGACGACTTGATCTCCCGGtactataagctatatatgtacaaggggcgaaaccggggcgtttactaataaaatatagcaatcTACAAAATATAGATTCGATTCTCCCACGCAAAAGGAGTATTACAagataaatactaaattgtaaatatagacGGAAACCCTACACGTTGTTCGACTATTTGTAAGGCTTTCAAAGTTCACGTGCCTTATTATAATGTCGTCTACACAGTTTGCGATACAATAGAAGACGAAGAAGTAATTTTCATAATGGAGTACAAAATTTCCTAAAACATGTCATACATCAACATAACATCAAATCAACTGTTAAGTAAAGTGCCTTCATCAACATGTCTCCTCAGGGCGATTATACGTTTATGCCTTTCAtgcaaacaataatttacttgGCTTTGAAACTCATCGCTTTGTAGAAATTCCCTAATTACAGAATATAGACCAATAGTAATCAATCTCACTGTCAAGACATCGAAAATACAATACGAGCCGAGTGAATTCTTACGATACTAAAGGCAATTGGTATTTTCAGTGAAATGTCAGCGAAACATTCGCGAAGAAAGATTGTTCGAAGTTCAAATTGCCGAAAAAATGTAAGCCAGATATTTTAACTGCCGACCTTTAtctagaaaaacaataaaagtttCTGGGACTTGTTTACATAAATCACAAGTAATTTACAAATTGCTATTATGAGAATGACATCAGTGATTGTGCTTTGGGAAactaattagttaattaatgaatagcTTAATTCTCGAGATAAATAACTTGACAATTAAAACTTTCCCCATTTtcgataagctgttttttgtatttcagcACAATTTTAGTTCTGCTGTGTATGAAAATGAacaagatttatatatttaagcacCTAGGTATCTTTTTTTAACTAGAATAAATAAGTAGGGCCGTCatcctaaaaataaaaaacgaattttGTTCTCGGCCAGCCATGTAAGATAAGAaagttttctaaaatataaaccgTAAAGAAACAAACCATTTCTATCAATTTAAGTTTTTCTGAAACGGTTAATTATAGCAATTACTCTTTAATGGATATTTTACAGACCCCAAAAATCTGTTAACCTCCTTGTTTGCCTGTTTGTATATGTGAGTCACGTAATCACGTAATTTCATATATGGTGATGGACCAACTTAAGGCACATATggggaataaaaaaaaataattcccCAAATATGTACATGCTATTGGATaggtctttaaaaataaaaaaaaatgtttagtaacaggtttttttgttaaagtaaattattatttttatattttaattaaaaaattattatatttatttttcgaaaATCCACGaagtacaaattattaattacgaaaACGCAAAGCTATTTATCATTGACTACCCCACAAACCGAatcgatataatttattccacACCTAAACATTTAACCTTGGCAAGGTCAACACTGGTCGATTCATTCCATAAACATAGTATAGAAACCACAGTAATTTATGGGATTTCAGCACCTACATTCCTTTCTACAGGCACGTATTTATCGGTTATTATTCGTAATTAGATAATATTGcgtcaaatataatatcattgttaACTTCTTTCAATAGAACCCGCTTGAATCGGGGCagttacacaaaatattaagtagCGTAAGCGTACTGAGAATATACGTATTCTGGCATAATACTTGACCTGTTTTATGTCTATCCTAAAACTGTATTAAGATCCTCTTTGTAAATTAGTAATTTCAAACTATCTAGGATGTAAAGATTAGTTGTGATAAAACCTATACGAAACAACCTCCTTTTTGAAGTTTGTTGGAAGAGTGGTGCCACTACGCTTCTTAGATTTAGCAAGGCCTCGAATGATACAAAATAACTAGAACgcaatatgattttaattaaatgttctaATATGTATAACTATTCTTAAATCTTACAATAAACCCTAGTAATTACTTATTGTCAGTTATACAAAGAAACCTACAATTAATTACATGAAccttgaattatttttaattattttagagcACTCGAATCATTTTACACGTTCAATTCTAAGACCTATGCAGTACTGCTAACTCTGGGGAGATAAACCATTTGATATACCTACCCACTCAATTTTAACATATGCTTGCATAATAGACAATAAAGCAGCAAATTAGCTAAGGAATTTATTTCTGATTTCtgcaatataaacataatatatagttccCAGTTTGAGTCAAGTCATGCTAGCTACATATCCTCATAATCCGCACTTTGAAAAATTATCAGAATTCCGAATtggtaatatgtataatatttcgtACATAGGTATTTTCCAGAGATTTTTCCACgagttttgaattttaacGCCACAATTATAATGGCGTGCACGATATCACGCTTGGCTGAACCCGCGAGCTATGCAGTTG from Zerene cesonia ecotype Mississippi chromosome 27, Zerene_cesonia_1.1, whole genome shotgun sequence encodes the following:
- the LOC119837392 gene encoding uncharacterized protein LOC119837392, giving the protein MDMRAETTETLIEQGDILLTEKEFEDFGSLTHIGRRIVEVKYFFEQLQEISSHPSLFQCNLSHISIVGEKRIGLISHFRLKCELCGQHFKVTSDYNKKQTNQIDINTAACSGIVATGVGYSQFEEMCSAMDVPIFTEKYFAKIQDQVFEEWEATAVEAMEVAAKRERDAAFAEGRVKDGLPVIDVYIDGAWSARSYGTNYKALSGVAAIVGRKFGEVLFIGVKNKYCLICARAEKKKETAKEHVCHKKGSSTGMEAAIIVEGFKKSLEMYGLIYGNVIGDGDSSTYAKIVAANPYPNHIVSKIECRNHLLRNMCKKLRTITKNTRYPIGHRKLVTEERIMTIRKVITSSIKENKQQIHNRDESIKNIHADICNPINHGFGDHRSCKDYYCNKDKSFEDSVIPQIENSVFWFRVRVIINSVASNSRSLYEDVDTNTVERLNSVIAKFVGGKRINFSFRRS